From the genome of Candidatus Liberimonas magnetica, one region includes:
- a CDS encoding NAD(+)/NADH kinase: MKKVGIIFNTEKKKAKEELQKLTGALENMGCKVIPISSSNQNVKNLDFALTLGGDGTMLKASRMLSIHKIPVLGINLGALGFMAETDSREVYSLLPAIVEGSYKIQKRMMLDITIKTGKKTIKHLALNDIIIHSGSKARVITITAKVNDEFIGDYIGDGLIVSSPTGSTAYSLAANGPIVHPNLSLFILTPICPHTLTQRPLIISSKYTINLSMDPKNKQSESIVSIDGQINYELGINDLIFIKEAKNPLKLIVNPNSKYLKVLRTKLKWGERG; the protein is encoded by the coding sequence ATGAAAAAAGTCGGCATTATCTTTAATACTGAGAAAAAGAAGGCTAAGGAAGAGCTGCAAAAACTTACCGGCGCACTGGAAAACATGGGCTGTAAAGTCATTCCTATTTCTTCTTCCAATCAAAATGTTAAGAACCTGGATTTTGCGCTTACCCTGGGCGGCGACGGGACAATGCTTAAGGCATCAAGAATGCTCTCAATTCATAAAATACCGGTACTGGGGATTAATCTTGGAGCACTGGGGTTTATGGCAGAAACGGATTCACGGGAGGTCTACTCACTCCTTCCTGCTATAGTAGAAGGCTCATACAAAATACAAAAAAGGATGATGCTTGATATTACAATAAAAACCGGGAAAAAAACCATTAAACACCTGGCGCTAAATGATATAATCATACATTCCGGAAGTAAGGCAAGGGTTATTACTATAACAGCCAAAGTAAACGATGAATTCATAGGCGATTATATCGGAGACGGGCTTATTGTTTCATCACCTACCGGTTCAACCGCTTATTCACTTGCCGCAAACGGGCCTATAGTTCATCCAAACCTCTCTTTATTCATACTTACCCCCATTTGCCCCCATACCTTAACGCAAAGACCTCTTATAATATCTAGCAAATACACTATAAACCTTTCAATGGACCCAAAGAACAAACAAAGCGAATCCATCGTATCAATTGACGGGCAGATAAATTATGAATTAGGCATCAACGACCTGATATTTATCAAAGAAGCCAAAAACCCGTTAAAACTGATAGTTAACCCAAACAGCAAATACCTTAAAGTTCTAAGAACCAAGCTGAAGTGGGGCGAGAGAGGATAA
- a CDS encoding tetratricopeptide repeat protein — MPNANDAKDYFNRGIAYHGKGNYDKAIKMFEKAVSIKPEYVPAYSIMGLAYDKKGNYDKTIEMCKRAVSIDPKLAEGYNLMGGAYYKKGNYDKTIEMCKRAVSIKPDYAAAYSFMGIAYDEKGNPDKAIKMFKKALSINPKDAIIYKSMGIAYDKKENYKKAIKMFEKAVSINPEFVEAYINMGATYVHKGNYKKAIKMFEKAVSIKPEYAEAYSLMGIVYDEKGNPDKAIKMYKKAARLGNKFSQKYLKKQGIDW; from the coding sequence ATGCCAAATGCAAATGATGCGAAAGACTATTTTAATAGGGGTATTGCATATCACGGCAAAGGAAACTACGATAAAGCAATTAAGATGTTTGAGAAAGCGGTAAGTATCAAACCAGAGTATGTGCCAGCCTATAGCATTATGGGCCTTGCTTATGATAAAAAAGGAAACTACGATAAAACAATTGAGATGTGTAAGAGAGCGGTAAGTATCGATCCAAAGCTTGCAGAAGGCTATAACCTTATGGGTGGAGCATATTACAAAAAAGGAAACTACGATAAAACAATTGAGATGTGTAAGAGAGCGGTAAGTATCAAACCAGACTATGCGGCAGCCTATAGCTTTATGGGTATTGCATATGATGAAAAAGGAAACCCTGACAAAGCAATTAAGATGTTTAAGAAAGCGTTAAGTATCAATCCAAAGGATGCGATAATCTATAAAAGTATGGGCATTGCATATGATAAAAAAGAAAACTACAAAAAAGCAATTAAGATGTTTGAGAAAGCGGTAAGTATCAATCCGGAGTTTGTGGAAGCCTATATCAATATGGGTGCTACATATGTTCACAAAGGAAACTACAAAAAAGCAATTAAGATGTTTGAGAAAGCGGTAAGTATCAAACCAGAGTATGCGGAAGCCTATAGCCTTATGGGGATTGTATATGATGAAAAAGGAAACCCCGACAAAGCAATTAAGATGTATAAGAAAGCTGCCAGACTTGGAAATAAGTTTTCACAAAAATATTTAAAAAAGCAGGGAATAGATTGGTAA
- a CDS encoding MBL fold metallo-hydrolase, translating into MKKLFILISFSIIFSINAFADMTVYFIDVGQGDSEFIVLPNSKTVLIDGGPSSSNSSNLATFLNSKNITTIDYIVLTHPHDDHHKGLQWVFDNCQVNNFYDTKMNNSGATGDETTRAKAASEPGCTIVYPTANDLLVWDSSVTVKVLYACPNATSSSDGTTINQNSIVLKMTYNGESILFAGDIDTNVEATLVSTYGNNLSAKVLKVPHHGSAYGSSTAFLDKVKPTRAYIEVGANNSYGHPDSGTVGRLQTAGAIVYRTDTAGTMSYTISSTTSVDITAPSIPSGLSAVVVSSTVINLTWTASTDNIAIAGYQIRRGGIFLSSTTSISYTDTGLSPSTLYSYIAKAYDGAGNISTQSNTATATTNSAPSAGDTTPPSLPSNLSATVISSCTINLTWITSTDNVGVVGYQIFRNNMFISSSTATSYSDIGLNSSTLYSYTVAAYDSAGNHSSKSTSTSATTNSAPTASSQNVVKPPDPGDFVGSPQINFGGTSSIKKKIKELKKYKDALK; encoded by the coding sequence ATGAAAAAACTGTTTATATTAATTAGTTTTAGTATTATTTTCTCAATAAATGCTTTTGCCGATATGACCGTCTATTTTATTGACGTTGGTCAAGGAGATTCCGAGTTTATTGTTCTACCAAATAGCAAAACAGTTCTTATTGACGGCGGCCCTTCCAGTTCAAACTCATCTAATTTAGCGACCTTTCTCAATTCAAAAAATATAACCACTATAGATTATATTGTTTTAACACACCCACATGACGATCATCATAAAGGGCTTCAATGGGTATTCGATAATTGCCAGGTAAACAATTTCTATGACACAAAGATGAACAATAGTGGGGCAACTGGTGATGAAACAACACGTGCAAAGGCAGCGAGTGAGCCTGGATGCACTATTGTCTATCCTACAGCTAATGATCTCCTTGTTTGGGATTCAAGCGTAACGGTTAAAGTTTTGTATGCCTGCCCTAATGCAACTTCCAGCTCGGATGGTACTACGATAAATCAAAACTCTATTGTCCTAAAAATGACTTATAATGGTGAATCAATATTATTTGCCGGAGATATAGACACAAATGTTGAGGCGACCCTTGTTTCTACTTATGGCAATAATCTATCTGCTAAGGTGCTCAAAGTTCCTCATCATGGCAGTGCTTATGGCTCAAGTACTGCATTCTTAGATAAGGTGAAGCCTACGCGAGCATATATTGAAGTAGGTGCAAATAATTCCTATGGACATCCAGATTCAGGAACAGTAGGTAGATTACAAACAGCAGGTGCAATTGTGTACAGGACAGATACTGCTGGAACAATGTCATATACAATTAGCTCTACTACCTCTGTTGATATAACAGCTCCAAGTATTCCGTCAGGATTGTCTGCCGTTGTCGTTTCATCTACAGTAATCAATCTCACCTGGACTGCTTCAACTGATAATATAGCTATTGCAGGATACCAAATAAGGCGAGGAGGAATTTTTCTGTCTTCTACAACCAGTATAAGTTATACCGACACAGGACTTTCACCTTCAACTTTGTATAGTTATATAGCTAAAGCCTATGATGGAGCAGGGAACATTAGCACGCAGTCAAACACTGCAACAGCAACTACAAATTCAGCACCTTCTGCAGGTGATACTACTCCCCCGAGTCTACCATCAAATCTTTCGGCTACTGTTATTTCGTCATGTACGATAAATCTTACATGGATAACCTCAACGGACAATGTAGGTGTTGTCGGATATCAGATTTTTAGAAATAATATGTTTATATCTTCAAGCACTGCTACAAGCTATTCAGATATAGGATTAAATTCGTCTACGCTATATTCCTATACTGTTGCTGCATATGATTCTGCCGGGAATCATAGCTCTAAGTCTACGAGTACAAGTGCAACGACAAACAGTGCTCCCACTGCTTCATCTCAAAATGTTGTAAAACCGCCTGATCCAGGGGATTTTGTAGGGTCTCCGCAAATAAACTTTGGAGGAACTTCTTCTATCAAGAAGAAAATAAAGGAATTAAAGAAATACAAAGATGCTCTCAAATAA
- a CDS encoding ribbon-helix-helix domain-containing protein has protein sequence MEITIPEKQKRAENKPGKDFVTLYFALPKNLSDRLEGHAKDQKTTESAVLRNMIDEYFSKNKGKSLDYSPLKKLSILGMKTTPRTVRRDQDKMLRDFSQKTGRNVSEIVRNAIEKY, from the coding sequence ATGGAGATTACCATTCCTGAGAAGCAGAAGAGGGCTGAAAACAAACCCGGCAAGGACTTCGTTACCTTATATTTTGCCCTTCCCAAAAACCTGTCAGACAGGCTGGAAGGTCATGCCAAAGATCAGAAGACTACTGAATCAGCAGTCTTGAGGAATATGATTGATGAGTATTTTAGCAAAAACAAAGGAAAAAGTCTTGATTACAGCCCATTGAAGAAACTGTCAATCCTTGGCATGAAGACCACTCCACGGACTGTTCGCAGAGACCAGGATAAAATGTTAAGGGATTTTTCACAAAAGACCGGGAGAAATGTCAGCGAGATTGTGAGAAATGCGATTGAAAAATATTAA
- a CDS encoding DNA internalization-related competence protein ComEC/Rec2, with the protein MHCVGRTHVLVVSGLNVAYVVIIFLTLFRMLGLRQRYAAFLTIPFIILYMLLTGANPPILRASVMAIFIIISLGLARESGIYQSLSLAALTILIFDPQSLFTASFMLSFAATLGIVYLYPILFKPFINSYFWVKWLMGLFLVSISAQIFVDPLLALYFNKISVIGIISNLVIVPLSGILTSLGIVFYLVNSLLSFLTPIVTLAINITVKLLYWLVVYFADVSFATARVPTPSILFLSCYYVFVWGIFKLKKYPGMAFLLIPALILPFGKSYIDDYRLKKQLSVTFLDVGYGDAVHIRFPNGQNWLIDTGGSFNPYFDVGQRIVCPYLWGQGVKKLDKIIITNFTVPRTGGLEAITDNFEVSQIITSEAIYQDDDFKNIMSFIRDRRIYFSKVSEGDSFIADKSKLSVLSPKTVSKHRENNSLVLQFEYYGNKILFTSDMPYRIQKQLAVSDMDLSSTVLELPKHGKKGLGEEFMSAVSPEVVIASKGKNPLYDPDEFNDKKIYSTTDNGAIRITFYENKTYKIDTYKK; encoded by the coding sequence CTGCATTGTGTTGGGAGGACACACGTTTTAGTCGTAAGTGGCCTCAATGTTGCATACGTTGTAATTATTTTCCTGACTCTATTTCGGATGTTGGGCTTGAGGCAAAGATACGCGGCATTTTTAACCATCCCTTTCATAATTTTATATATGTTATTAACAGGAGCAAACCCGCCTATACTGCGGGCAAGCGTGATGGCTATTTTTATAATTATCTCTTTAGGGCTTGCAAGAGAATCGGGAATATACCAGTCGCTTTCGCTTGCAGCTCTTACCATACTCATCTTTGACCCGCAATCCCTTTTTACCGCAAGCTTTATGCTCTCCTTTGCAGCTACGCTTGGCATAGTTTATTTATACCCTATCCTGTTTAAGCCTTTTATAAATTCTTATTTCTGGGTAAAATGGCTGATGGGACTTTTTCTTGTATCCATTTCCGCCCAAATATTCGTTGACCCGCTCCTCGCACTATATTTCAACAAAATATCCGTAATAGGGATAATAAGCAACCTGGTGATAGTCCCTCTTAGCGGGATATTAACGAGCCTTGGCATTGTATTTTATTTAGTCAATTCATTATTGTCCTTTTTAACACCAATTGTTACATTAGCGATAAATATTACGGTAAAACTGCTTTATTGGCTGGTAGTTTATTTTGCAGATGTATCATTTGCAACGGCAAGAGTTCCAACACCCTCGATTTTGTTTTTGTCCTGCTACTACGTATTCGTGTGGGGTATATTTAAGCTGAAAAAATACCCCGGGATGGCATTCTTGCTGATACCGGCACTTATTTTGCCTTTCGGTAAAAGTTACATTGATGATTATCGTTTAAAAAAGCAGTTAAGTGTAACTTTCTTAGACGTGGGCTACGGCGATGCCGTACATATAAGGTTCCCAAACGGCCAGAACTGGCTCATAGACACAGGTGGGAGCTTTAACCCTTATTTTGACGTCGGGCAAAGGATAGTATGCCCATATCTCTGGGGCCAGGGAGTAAAAAAACTCGATAAAATAATAATCACAAATTTTACAGTTCCAAGGACAGGCGGGCTTGAAGCTATAACGGACAATTTTGAGGTAAGCCAAATTATTACATCTGAAGCGATTTATCAGGATGATGATTTTAAAAATATTATGAGCTTTATAAGAGACCGCAGGATATACTTTAGCAAAGTATCGGAAGGAGACAGCTTTATAGCGGACAAAAGCAAACTTTCTGTCCTGTCACCCAAAACTGTTTCAAAACACAGAGAGAATAATTCCCTTGTCTTGCAGTTTGAATATTACGGCAACAAAATACTTTTTACAAGCGATATGCCCTATAGGATTCAGAAACAACTTGCCGTATCAGATATGGATTTAAGTTCAACAGTGCTTGAGCTTCCCAAACACGGCAAGAAAGGCTTGGGCGAGGAATTCATGTCTGCCGTTAGCCCTGAAGTTGTTATAGCCTCAAAAGGTAAAAACCCGCTTTACGACCCGGATGAATTCAATGATAAAAAGATTTATTCTACAACTGATAATGGAGCTATTAGAATTACATTTTATGAAAACAAAACATACAAGATCGACACTTATAAAAAATAG
- a CDS encoding NYN domain-containing protein has product MIIEPHIKRTFIFVDGQNIFHAVKEAFGYSYPNYNILKLAQYICTQNNWQISKINFYTGIPDHTDNPKWNEFWVAKLASMGRYAKIFTRTLRYRNQTVVLPDGKSQTVLVGQEKGIDVRIALDIIRAVHRNECDIVVVFSQDQDLSEVADEIRSIANEQNRWVKIASAFPISPTSQNKRGINKTDWIKIDRNTYDNCIDPNDYRLHTKTSE; this is encoded by the coding sequence ATGATTATTGAACCCCATATCAAACGAACATTTATTTTTGTAGATGGTCAAAATATTTTTCATGCAGTTAAAGAGGCTTTTGGCTATAGTTATCCTAACTATAATATTTTAAAACTTGCGCAATATATATGTACACAAAACAACTGGCAAATAAGTAAAATTAATTTCTATACCGGAATTCCCGATCATACGGACAATCCTAAATGGAATGAATTTTGGGTTGCCAAACTTGCCTCTATGGGGAGATATGCTAAGATATTCACGCGCACGTTGCGTTATCGCAACCAGACAGTAGTATTGCCGGACGGGAAATCTCAAACAGTTTTAGTAGGACAAGAAAAGGGTATTGATGTAAGAATTGCATTAGATATAATTAGAGCTGTTCATAGAAACGAATGTGATATAGTTGTTGTTTTCAGTCAAGACCAGGATTTATCTGAAGTAGCTGATGAAATCCGGTCAATAGCAAACGAACAAAACCGATGGGTTAAAATCGCAAGTGCCTTTCCAATTAGCCCTACTTCACAAAACAAACGCGGTATCAATAAAACAGATTGGATTAAAATTGATAGGAACACTTATGACAATTGTATCGATCCAAACGATTACAGGCTTCATACTAAAACTTCAGAATAA